Proteins encoded together in one Ictidomys tridecemlineatus isolate mIctTri1 chromosome 3, mIctTri1.hap1, whole genome shotgun sequence window:
- the Taco1 gene encoding translational activator of cytochrome c oxidase 1, with product MAFWAAANVSKTAARCLRARGPGFPAASRFASHPEPPGYGPVAGKKLHLTAGSLAGHNKWSKVRHIKGPKDTERSRIFSKLCLSIRLAVKEGGPDPESNSHLANILEVCRSKHMPKSTIEAALKMEKTKGIYLLYEGRGPGGSSLLIEALSNSSSKCQSDIRHILNKNGGMMTEGARHSFDKKGVVVVGVEDREKKAVNLERALELAIEAGAEDVKETEDEEEKNLFKFICDASSLHQVRNKLDSLGLCSVSCTLEFIPTSTVQLADPDLEKAAHLIQALGNYEDVIHVYDNIE from the exons ATGGCGTTTTGGGCTGCCGCCAACGTGAGCAAAACAGCTGCCCGATGCTTGCGGGCGCGAGGCCCCGGGTTCCCTGCGGCTTCTCGGTTCGCCTCCCACCCAGAGCCTCCGGGCTACGGCCCTGTTGCGGGCAAGAAGCTGCACCTTACCGCGGGGTCCCTCGCCGGGCACAACAAATGGTCCAAAGTCCGGCACATTAAGGGTCCCAAGGATACAGAAAGGAGTCGcatcttctccaaactctgtctgaGCATTCGCCTGGCGGTTAAAG agGGAGGCCCTGACCCTGAGAGCAACAGCCACCTAGCTAATATCCTAGAGGTGTGTCGCAGCAAACATATGCCCAAATCAACAATTGAGGCAGCGCTAAAAATGGAG AAAACTAAGGGCATTTATTTGCTGTACGAAGGTCGAGGCCCTGGTGGCTCTTCTCTGCTCATTGAGGCGTTATCTAACAGTAGCTCCAAGTGCCAGTCAGACATTCGACATATCCTGAACAAGAATGG gGGAATGATGACAGAAGGAGCTCGTCATTCTTTTGACAAAAAGGGGGTGGTTGTGGTTGGAGtagaagacagagagaagaaAGCTGTGAACCTAGAGCGTGCCCTGGAGCTGGCAATTGAAGCAGGAGCTGAAGATGTCAAGGAAactgaagatgaagaagaaaagaacctTTTTAAA TTTATTTGTGATGCCTCTTCACTGCATCAAGTGAGGAACAAGCTGGACTCTCTGGGCTTATGCTCTGTGTCCTGTACACTGGAGTTCATCCCCACCTCAACAGTGCAACTGGCTGACCCCGACCTGGAGAAGGCTGCTCATCTCATCCAGGCTCTTGGCAACTATGAGGATGTGATTCATGTCTATGACAACATTGAATGA